In the Elizabethkingia bruuniana genome, TGAGGTAAAACCTTTATATGTTATAGAAAATGCCTTTGCGGCTAACAAGTATACAGCTTATGTACTGGAAGAAGATTCACAGGTAAAAGCTTATGCTACTTTTATGTGGAAAGAAAAAGATTTACTGTTGTTAGACTACTTTGCAGTAACCCGGGAAGCTGGAAGAGGTGGTGGAATCGGCTCTGTATTTCTTCAGGAATTAGCCCGAAATATAAAGGCAAAAGGTTTCATTATAGAATGTGAAGCACCGGAAAAAGCAATAAATGAAGAAGACAAGGTGATAAGAGAAAAGAGGATTGCCTTTTACGAAAGAAACGGAGTGGAAATGACCACTGTGATTGCAGAGGTTGTAGAAGTAGATTTCTGCCTTTTATATATGCCCATTGAGGCTGGCATAGAAAGTATAGATATGGAAACAGATTTCCTTAGTATTTATCATAATCTGGAACCAAAAGATTTCTACCAAAAATTTGTAAAAATCATATCATAAAAATATAAAAATGTCCAAATCCTCCGATATCAAAGAAATTAGTAATCCACAGGAATTCAAAGAATTTTATCTGAATGATGCGCATCATTCTTTTTGTGAAGAATGTAGTACAATAGAATATATGTACGGGAATGGCTTTTTGGAAGTTATAGCGCTGGAAGAACTAAAGAAGATACAGAAGAAAACTTTCGGAGACCGGACAAGAAGAAAGTTCTATAGCATTATATTACTTACAGAAGGAGAGACAGAAGAGACAATAGGGCATAAAAAATACCATTTTGGACCAGGATCTATGTACTTTATTTCTGAAAATCAGCTTTATTCTACAGAAAAATGGGATGAAAATGTAAAAGGTATACTGTGTATGTTTGATGTAGATTATTTTCTGTTATGCATTAAGCACCAGATTAAGCTGAATCAGTTTCCCTTTTTTCAGACAGATCAAAAACCATTTATCATGCTTTCTGAGAGGGAAAGCCTGATGATGCAGCATCTTTTCTGGAAATTGAATAGTGAGAAGTGCCAGAAATCTACATTCAACGATGACCTTCTGGTCAGGATGTTTCTGAATGTTATTTTATTGGAAGCAGAAAGAATACACCGTAAAACATCTGCTGAAGAAACATTTAGTCTTTCCAGACAAGAACAACTGGTGGCTCAGTTTCAGCTGTTTGTCAATCAGTATTTTCTGGATAAAAAGCAGGTGAATGAATATGCAGAGTTATTGCATGTCCATCCCAACTATCTTAATGATGTGGTAAAGGAAATTACAGGTTTTCCCGCAAGTCACTTTATACAGAAACAGCTTATTCAGGAGGCTAAATCGCGTCTGGTGCAAACCAGTGATACCGTATCTATGATTGCAACGGAACTTCAGTTTGCGGATGATTCTTATTTCGGGCGATTTTTTAAGAAACAAACAGGACTTACTCCATTACAGTACAGGAAAAGACATCAACACTAAATATTAAAAAAATAAAAAATGAACAATTTTTCGAAGCAGGTTATTGCTTTCTGGGAAAAAGAAATGAACGGAGATTTTTGGTACAAAGACGAGAGTTTTGCGCTTATGATTAATAAAGATCTGGAAGAGAAGGGTCAGATTATGCTGTTTGAAAATACAGAAGATAAGAGGGTGAATGCAGTTGTTACACCAACTATCATGAAACGTATAGGTTTGACAGTAAAAGATTATTTGTCGGAATCTATTTTTCTTCAGCTGTTGAAAGAAGCCGGAATATCCCTGCACGGAGCCGATTATATCTACTATTATCAGGAAGAGAATAAAAAGGAATTATTAGAAACAGAAACTAATGAAACAATTCGTAAGCTGGAATCTTCAGATGCTGAGGTTTTTGAACATTTCGTTTCTTCAGCTTCAGAACAGGATCTGGATGATGCTTATGTAGAGTTAGATCACTGGGTTGTATACGGAGCCTTTGAAGACGGAAAGCTGGTGTGTGTCGGCAGTATGTATCCATGGGGAAAAGATGTGAAAATTGCAGATCTGGGAGTGTTGACACTGCCTGATTACAGAGGAAGGGGGCATGCCAAAAATCTGGTACAGGCTATTTGTAAATATATACTGGAGCAGGGGTACGAGCCTCAGTATCGTTGTCAGACTGATAATTATGCTTCCATAGCATTAGCTGCTGCTGCAGGGCTTACATTATACGGGAAATGGGATCTTATTGCCGAAGACAGTATCATCTGAAAAATGGAAGAAATGAAAACATTAAACGACTACGTACAGGTATATAAAGAGCATCTCGTAAAAAAAGATATTCAGAAAGGCTATCATGGCCTGATGAAGTATATGATGAGTCTGAAAGCCAGTTTATCCGGAGTATATGCAGGCAGATTTAGTTTCGGAAATATTTCGTTTGGCTACATGGACTTTACTTATTTTCCGTTTCATAATGAATTCCTGAGAGAACAAAAATTACGCTTCGGTATAGTACTTAATCACGAAAAGATGAGGTTCGAATTATGGATGATGGGACAAAATGCGGGAGTACAGAAAGCTTATTGGGAACTCCTGAAAAACAGCAGGTGGAATAAAGATAAAAAGAAAATGCCGAGATATGCTGTCTTGGAGGCTGTATTGACAGATACTCCGGATTTTAATGATCTTAAAGAACTTACCCGGATTATTGAAGTGCAGGTAGAGCATGTTTCTGAAGCTATTATAAAAGAGTTGGAGCAACTGGATATAGCCTAAAGGTTACTAAGGATAAATTTTTTTCTGTTTATTACAGTATCAAAGGGAACACTGATGATGTTGTATCCATATCGGAGATAGATATTTTTCATTATTTCGAAAGTGTTTACAGCTTCCTGCCAGCTTTGTTTGCGTTCGGTATCTGTTTTATAAATAGCCTTCCATGGCGGAAGTAAGAAAACATTTACATGATAAGGATTTGCACGTATAATTAGCTCAGTTTCCGGAGAGATCGGAATGTTTTCCAATTCCATATAGCCAATAGTATCCGGTATTCCTCTGTCGAAAAATACTAAAGAACCTGCTGATTCCTGAAGAATTTTATGGTAAGCTTCTAGTGAAGATTTTAGCATTAATGCAGCAAAGACAGGTTTATTCTTCCAGGGAAGACCCTCATCGGCAGATTCGGTCTGTTCTTTTATTATTCTGCGGCCCTCTTCCGGAACGGTAAGATATCCACTGTTATTTAACTCATTGATAAGAGAAGTTTTACCGGAGCCTGGGCCACCGGTAATGACATAAAAATTATTCATTACTGATGAATTTAAATTGTTTTTTAGTTGTAATTATTGTGTCGGGGAGTTTATCCGGACCTGAATAAGAGGACTATCTGATAATTCCGGAAATAGAAAAGCGAATAGCTGATCAAAGTGAATATCAAATATACGATATATTTTTATAAATCCGTTTCTGATTTGCCCTCAGCTCATACTACATTTAGCATTAGGACAAGTAGATTTTCTGAAAATCTTTGATTTTCCCGAGCCTTAAAAGCCTGTTGATAATACAATAATTGGTGCTTTTGTGTTTAGTTTGTATAATCTGTGATTTGTACCACTTCTCCTACGATTTGTGTCATGATGATGCCCGAAGCTCAGCCTAAATTTGTATAACTAAATTTTAAAACAATGAACAATACAGACAACAAAATTCAGGAGATTGATTCACTGACTTTATTGCAATTCTATGCAGAATGGTGTTACCCATGCAAAATGATGATGCCGGTTGTAAATACACTGAAAAATAAATTAGAAGACTGGCTAAATGTACATCAGGTGGATGTGGATGAAGAACAGAATATGGCAATACAGTACAGAGTCCGTGCAGTACCAACGTTTGTGGTACTAAAAAATAATCAGGAGGTATGGCGTAGCTCCGGAGTGCTTTCAGAAAAGCAACTGGAAGAGCAGTTAAAGGCATTACGCTAGCAGACAGTCTAAAGTTTATCATTAAAATAAAAGCTATGCAATTGATATTTTACGGTATTTTAATGGGGGTAGGGGCTACACTATTTATGGATGCTTATGCAGTCATTTTAAAGAGATTTTTTAATATCCCTTCCCTGGACTATCGCTTGCTGGGTCGGTGGATTGGCAACTTCCGAAAAGGAATTTTCTTTCATAAGAATATTCTTCAGACAGAGCCGGTTACGAATGAAAGACTACTAGGATGGATGGCTCATTACGGAATCGGGATAACCTTTGCAATTTTATTATTACTGATATGGGGTGTTGATTGGTTAGAAAATCCTACACTTTTTCCTGCTATTTTTATTGGGGTAGGAACCACAGTGGCTCCTTTCTTTATGATGCAGCCTGCTTTTGGTTTTGGAATTGCTGCATCCAAAACACCTAATCCGCGCATTGCAAGAATCAGGAGCCTATGTACACATCTTATATATGGTATTGGCTTATATTTTTCAGCTTTATTAATTAGGGTTTTAATAAATTGAAAATAACGGTCAAAGCCTTAGAAAACAGGAGTTTCCTGACTGTAAATTCACAGGATTTCGTATCTTTGATTACTTTCAGCAATGAACCGGGATATGACAACCTAAACGGGTTGATTAAAAGTACTGGTAATGCTATTAAATCAATTATATTCAACCGAAATATTACATGACAATTCCTGGATTATAAACTCCCGGGAGTATTGATTTTTTTGATATAGAGTGTTTTAATTCAGGTTGTTGTATTGATATTGTTTAATCATGTAAACTTTAAGATATGAGTGAATTAATAAGAGAGGCTAATTCGGAAGATTATGCAGATGTGATAAGGGTGTGGGAAGCTTCGGTAAGGGCTACCCATCACTTTCTGGATCCTGAAGATATAACATTTTATAAGAGTATTATACCTGAGGCATTACCTCAGGTAAAACTTTTTATTTATGAAATTGAAGGACAGGTAGCCGGTTTTATGGGAGTTTCAGGAAATACGCTGGATATGTTGTTCATCGATCCTGCCTACCGGAGAAAAGGGATTGGTAGCAAACTGTTTCAATATGCACAATCCGAATTTCAGATATCAAAGGTGGATGTCAACGAGCAGAATCAACAAGCTGTACACTTTTATCTGAAAACCGGATTTGTACAAACGGGCAGACGGGCAACAGATGATTTCGGAAAAGCTTATCCGATATTGGAAATGACTCTTGGTACCGAAGAATAAAAATTAAAAAAAATAGTCAAAATGGTAGTTGAAATAGGATTTGATGAGATAATTAGCTTGTTTAATAATGGGCTGGAAAGAGAAATGCAGGTGCATAAACAAAAACTGCCTTACGCATGCTGCCTTTCTACGGAAGGGCTGGATGGGTTTCCTAATGCGCGTTTTGTGTCTTTAAAAGAAATTAGGAATGAAGAATTTGTAATCACTGGCACACTGACTTCCCGAAAAGGAGAGGAAATTAACTATAATAATAAAGTAGCTTTAACATTCTGGTGGCCTGAAACACAGCAACAGGTACGAATTCAGGGTGAAGCAAGGTTAATCTCAGGATCGGTTTTGGACAGCTACTTCAGCGAGAGGAATCGGGAAAGCCAGATCGTTTCTGTAGTCAGTGATCAGGGAAAAGAATTGCACGATTTAAATGAGCTTATTCTGAAATTTGATACTGTAGCAAACAATACGGAAATATCGAAAATCCGGAGACCGGATAATTGGGGAGGTTATGCAATTGTTCCTTTCCGTATAGAATTTTTAGTGTTCAGCGAGTCAAGATTTCATGACAGAACACTTTATGAAAGAAAAGACCAGATATGGCAAAAGAAGAAAATACAGCCCTGAAAACCTTAATTAATTGATACAATATAAGCTTGTTATAAATAAAAAACAGTAAATTTGATGATAAACCTTTACACAATGAATTCAGTAGTAGTTTTTTAATGAATGAAAAAATAAAGTGTTAGTACACTTTTTTGAGACCTTGAAATTTTTTCTCAGGGTTATATTTTTGTGAATTATTAAACTATAAAAATGAAAAAAACAAATACAAATATTGCCATATCCGCCACATTATTAGCTATTATATGTGTACAGGGTGGGGCTTCCATTGCAAAACAGCTTTTCCCGGCTATCGGAGCTATAGGAACAGTTACTTTAAGAATAGTACTTTCTGCTATTATTTTAACGCTGGTTAACCGACCGAAATTCTCACAGTTTACAAAGCAAATGTGGATTTATTGTGGATTCTACGGAACAGGTCTGGCTGTAATGAATCTTATTTTCTATATGGCTATACAGCGGATACCATTGGGCTTAGCTGTTACAGTAGAATTTGCAGGACCTTTATTTTTGGCATTGGCATTATCGCGGAAATTACTAGATGTTGTCTGGGCGCTATTAGCCTGTGCCGGAATATTATTGATTGTTCCATGGAAGAATGACCATGTTGATTTACTAGGATTAGGATTAGCTTTTCTGGCTGGAGTATTCTGGGCATTGTATATTGTGATGGGGGGAAAAGTGGCTAAAATTATGGATGGAAAAGATGCCGTTACTACGGGAATGTTATTTGCCAGTCTGGTTATTATTCCTTTTACAGTATGGGATGGAGCGGTTTTCAATATTACTCCTATTATCTTTCTGAAGGGTTTAGGTGTTGCTATTTTGTCCAGTGCATTACCTTTTTCTCTGGAGATGGTAGCTCTGAAAAAACTGCCGGCAAAAACCTTTAGTATTTTAATGAGCCTGGAACCTGCATTTGCAGCACTTTCAGGACTGGTATTTCTATCAGAAAGTTTAAACTTTTTACAATGGGTTTCTATAGCCTGTGTAATAATGGCCAGTATCGGAACTACAATTTTTAGTAAAGCTTCTAATCACTAATAAAAAGTAAAAAATGAAAATTCAGACTATAGAGACAATAGATACATCGCAGATCCTTCAGGTATTCAATGATTCATTTGCCGATTATATAGTGCCAATGAAACTTACTGAAGAACAGCTGGAGTTTAAAATGCGATCTGACAAAACCGATAAAAGTATGTCGGTAATGGTGAAAGATGGAGAAAAACCTGTTGCTTTTATTCTGCATGGTAAACAAATGATAGATGGAAAGCTAGTCATTTATAACGGTGGTACAGGTGTTATTCCGGAAAGAAGAAAATCCGGATGGGTAAGAGAAATGTATGATCTTATTCTTCCTGTATTGAAAGAAAAAGGGGCGCAAAAATTAGTATTGGAGGTTATTACCGATAATACTCCTGCGATCAAGTCTTATCAGAAATTTGGCTATACCATTAATCGAAAACTTAAATGTTACCGTGGAGAGATTACTTCTGAGGCGGTACAGCAGGAAGCAGAAATTCGTGAGGTTGTAGATTTTGGCTGGCAGAAAATGAAGACCTTTTGGGATATTCAGCCTACATGGCAGAACTCTGTAAATGTACTGGAAGAAATAAAGGAACATTGTAAAATACTGGGAGCCTTTATTGGAGGACAATTGGTGGGTTACCTTGTCTTTAATCCGGAGGCTAAAAAGATATATCAGCTTGCAGTAGCTCCTGAGCACAGACGGAAAGGAATTGGTACACAATTGCTTGCTGCATTAAAAGAAGAAGCAGGTGCCAGCATTTCTGTTATTAATGTAGATGAGAACTCTGTTGCAGCTAATAAGTTTTTGCAAAAATCAGGTTTAAAAGTCTTCATTGAGCAATATGAAATGACAAGAGCTGTATAATTTTGTTAAAAACGATATAATTTAAAATCCCTTTAGAGTCAGACTTTAAAGGGATTTATTTTATATTTTCTGTATTCCGGATGTGTGGAAAATGACTGTAAAAGAGGTTTTATCGTGTACCGATGTTACCTGTATTTCTGCATGATGGAGATGAATAACTTTTTCAGTGAGAAATAAACCTATTCCATGGCCTTTTTCGGTTTTGGAATTTTCGCTTCTGTAAAAAGGCTCGAAAATATGTTGCAGATCTTCCTTTGCTATGGTAATACCTGTATTGGTGAAATCAATATGAAGGTCTCCGGAATTTATGGTAACATTTACAGTGCAGGAATACTCCGGAGAATATTTGCAGGCATTATCGATAAGATTATTAAATGCTACACGCAACAGATATTCATTTCCCTGCATAGTTAGTTGTTGTTCCTCAACAGCATCATCAATATGAAGTGCTACTTTATATTTTGGATTTTCCTTTATTGTTCCTGAATAGGATTCCAGAAGAATTTCATCGAGCCGTACTTCAGAAAAACTGATCTCATTCGGATCATAGCTGGCTTTAGCCAGATCCATCAGGCTATCGGACAGACGTGTCATATTACGGGCATCTTCCAAGGCAAGCTTTATTGTCTGCTGGTATTCCATCCCGCTAAGCTCCTTTTCAGAAGCCAGTTCCAGCTCTGCTATAATAGCTGCAAGAGGTGTGCGAAGCTCATGCGATATATTGGATACGAAATACTTTTGAGCATCGAAAGAGTTCTCCAGTCGTTCCAGCATTCCGTTAAAGCTTTGTGCGAGCTCATTTAATTCGTCTTTTTCTTTGGTTGTTTTTAGTCTTAGCTGAAGTTTTCCTGCGGTAATATTTTTTACCTGACTCACCATTTCACTTACCGGATTCAGTGCCTTACTTGCAAAGAAAATCCCTGCGAGATAAACCAGAATAAGGATAATAAAAAATGCGATAATGCTAACTGTCAAAAGATTTGTAACATAGACATGGCCATATTTGTCATAAGAAGCGGCTGTAACTGCATATGTTTTCCCGGCATAATTATACGTAATTCCGATGACCTGTAGATTGTCCAAAAAAAAGCTGGTCTTTTTCTTTTTAAAAATGCCGGAAAGCATTTCAGAATTTTCCTTTACATAATCTACTTTTGCATCATCATGATAAATAAGATCATAACCAGAATCGTAAATAGCTACCTGGACTTCATTTAATGTCCTGTTGTTGTTTCTGTATAATTTGTGCATTTCTTGTTCAGAAAGCGAACTCTTAAAAAACAAATCAGCTTTAGCTATAGCCTCGTTCTGCAACTCACCATAGAACGATTTCTCCCGGGCCTCTTTAGAAGAATAGTATACTGTAATACTGTAAACACTTAGAAGCATTGCAGTAACCAGTGTGAAAAGTAAAGTAAGCCGGGTCCGTATTTTCATTTTATAATGTTTTTATGAAATATCCGATTCATAATCCTTTTTCAGAATAAAGCCCATACCGGCCTTTGTATGAATAAGTTTTACTGGAAAATCCTTGTCTATTTTTTTACGCAGGTAGTTGATATATACGTCGATAAAATTGGTGCCGGTATCAAAATGTGTTTCCCATACTTTTTCAGCAATTTCAATTCGGGAAAGCACACGTTCCGAGTTTTCAAGCATAAACTTCAGAAGGTTAAACTCTTTGGGTGTTAGTTTGATCGAAATTTTATCCCTGCTTACAATTTTTTGTTCCAGATTCATTTCGATGCCTTCATACCGCAATACAAATACTTTTTGCTGCTGTTGTTGCGAAAAGCGTTTTAGTAGTACTTTTATTCGGGCTACAAGCTCACGCATTTCGAAAGGCTTGGTAAGATAATCATCTGCCCCGGCATCAAAACCTTCCAGTTTGTCGTCGGTAGTACCCAATGCTGTAAGCATTACTACAGGCAGATTAGGTTTTAATGCTTTTATTTCTTTGCAAAAATCCAATCCATCCTTTTTGGGCAAAACGATATCGGTAACGACCAGATCAAAATCTTTTTGCATAGCCAGTTTCATTCCTGTCATACCATCGTATGCTGTACTGACTTCAAATTCGGCTTCCTGTAAGCCTTTTGTAATCAGTCTGGAAAGTCTGTCATCGTCTTCTATGAGTAAAATATTTGGCATAAGACTGTGGTTATTGTGTTACCGACATTGCAAATATCACGAAACCTGCAGAAAGAAACAAGGATCAAGCGTTCGAAGTTTAGCTGTAGCGTTGTATATGAAGTGGATTGTAATCAGGACAAACCATTAAATTTATTTGAAAGAGAAAAAGCTACTGCTTATCAAAAAAATAAATGAAAGATTAAGTGTAAAATTTAGCAGTAGCCTTTGATATAATTCTATGGATGTTTTATTCCTGATATTCCTGTGTATTTCTCATAAACAGGAAGTCCAGAAACCGATCGCATGTTTTAAAAATATTGTATACTACCATGAGTATAATTAATTTGAAAATATTTTGCTTTTCTGTCATGATTCTGATTTTTAAAGTTATTAAACAGAAAGTTGTCAGACTATTTACTTCTTTTCAGGAATATTTACTGTAACCTCTACATATTTACTGCTTTGGTCACTATCCCTCCCTGCCCAGAATTTCCATGTATATTCCCCTGCCTGAGTCGGACGAAAAGTAAATTCGTGCTTCTTCTCTTCCTTTTTGTCAGTACACTGCTTTCCGTAAATCTGTGAACCAATTACCCCTACATTCGTTATATTATTCATATTCTTCAATATTCGGAATTGGGTAAATGACTGACAGGTATTGCTGGTATTATAAGTAACCTGTAACTTGTTAATTTCTCCTACGGGTTTTATTTCTGTTGCCTCTACATGCGCAGCAGTAAGATAACCATAGGTAATATTATCCCGTTTTTCAATATCGGAGCAGCTTATAAAACATATACCTAAGTATACCGTAACAAATCCAGGTTTCAGGAAATTTAGCATAAGTGATTTGATGTTCTTTTATAAGATGCATATTTTTTCTAATGGTTGCGTCTGTATTTAAAATTATTAAAGAGCATCTATATTAGCTATATTATTTCAGGTTTTAATATGAATTTTGCGTAATACACTTAGTGTTTATATACTACACGAATCCTACATTTAGTATATACGGACAAATAATTAGATATTTTTTTTGCATATTCTATATTATTTTCTAATTTTGATATAGAAGAATCAATAAAAGTGGAGAAACAATAAAAAAATAATAATATGAAATAGAAACTATAACAACCATCGAAAACTAAAACCAACCATGAAACTTAAAACCTGTATCACCTCTCTGGCTTTGCTGGAAGGACTTGTCTGTATATTTGCGCAGAATGCCAAAATTATACCGGCTAATACTATTGTAATAGCTCCTACAGACAGTAAAGAGCTTATTATAGAAAAAGCAGCTCATGTAGTTCCTACAAAAAATCAGCTTGATGCCTTGCGCAATGAATTCATTGCTTTTATACATTTCGGTCCCAATACTTTTACACGTATGGAGTGGGGCAACGGAATGGAGGATCCCAAAATATTTGATCTGAAAGAACTGGATACTGACCAGTGGTGTAAATCGTTAAAGGATGCCGGAATGAAAATGGTTATCCTAACAGTAAAACACCATGATGGATTTGTGCTGTGGCAAAGTCGTTATACCGATCACGGGATTATGTCTACAAACTTTCAGAAAGGACAAGGAGATATACTGCGGGATCTTTCCAAGTCTTGTCAGAAATATGGTTTAAAATTAGGATTATACTTATCACCTGCCGATTTATATCAGATTGAAAATCCCAAAGGTCTTTATGGTAACCTTAGTCAATATACCAAAAGAACTATTCCCCGTGAAGTTCCGGGAAGACCTTTTTCCAACAAAACTAAATTTGAATTTGAAGTCGATGATTATAATGAATATTTCCTGAATCAGCTCTTCGAAATTCTTACCGAATATGGACCAATACATGAAGTCTGGTTTGACGGCGCTCATCCTAAAACGAAAGGAGGGCAGAAATACAATTACGAAGCCTGGAAAAAAGTAATACATACATTAGCTCCTAAGGCTGTAATATTTGGTCAGGGTGATGTCCGCTGGTGTGGCAACGAAGCCGGAGTGACCCGAAAAACTGAATGGAATGTATTGCCGTTTAACAATAAGGATTTAACAGAAATCACAGGATTGACAGACTGGGAGGAAGATAATATAGGAAGACGTGACCGGTTATATAATGGGCATTTCTTGCATTATCAACAGGCTGAAGTAGATACATCCATTCGGGAAGGTTGGTTCTATCGGGATGATGTTTATCAGAAGGTAAGAAGTGCAGATGATGTATTTGATATTTATGAACGCTCTGTAGGTGGAAATTCAACATTTATACTTAATGTTCCGCCAAACAGAGAAGGAAAGTTTTCGGATCAGGATGTAAAAGTGCTGAGTGAAACCGGAAAAAGGATACGGGAGACTTATAGCAAAGATCTTTTGACAAATGCTAAAGGCCCTAAACAAGTTC is a window encoding:
- a CDS encoding alpha-L-fucosidase, producing the protein MKLKTCITSLALLEGLVCIFAQNAKIIPANTIVIAPTDSKELIIEKAAHVVPTKNQLDALRNEFIAFIHFGPNTFTRMEWGNGMEDPKIFDLKELDTDQWCKSLKDAGMKMVILTVKHHDGFVLWQSRYTDHGIMSTNFQKGQGDILRDLSKSCQKYGLKLGLYLSPADLYQIENPKGLYGNLSQYTKRTIPREVPGRPFSNKTKFEFEVDDYNEYFLNQLFEILTEYGPIHEVWFDGAHPKTKGGQKYNYEAWKKVIHTLAPKAVIFGQGDVRWCGNEAGVTRKTEWNVLPFNNKDLTEITGLTDWEEDNIGRRDRLYNGHFLHYQQAEVDTSIREGWFYRDDVYQKVRSADDVFDIYERSVGGNSTFILNVPPNREGKFSDQDVKVLSETGKRIRETYSKDLLTNAKGPKQVLDHNDTTYSLLNNNQLIIETQVPVTFNRIVLQEAVSTHGERVESHAVDAWIDGVWKELATATNIGYKRILRFPEVTTRKIRLRILQDRGNVAISSVSAHYYKMRPPQLTISQDKTGKVSIEEKKQPFDWKVQDKKEAKESNKDFDIYYTTDGSEPGANSLKYNGPFEKEQGTVKAVAILKGERGAVQTEAVSIAKNKWKLVETKEGTKNHSAEAAFDANPKSFWQSTSQMLPQSLSIDLGSLYTLTGMAYTPQTAFGGGMMAKGSIEVSMDGKKWESASAFEFGNLVNDPSKRSLYFKQAVKARYIRVTAQEVAGNSQALTIAELDFF